In Anopheles gambiae chromosome 2, idAnoGambNW_F1_1, whole genome shotgun sequence, a single window of DNA contains:
- the LOC1269634 gene encoding septin-7 isoform X18: MSTSTPTAQQTAGPGAGGPPVPPVKPVLSSPGAYMANFQGSGGGGGMPVAAPPITAGIHGTNKTHEKPTIAARPIPPPKLPNYSSSFNKIDRDRNEFTKIDKAEREKLATKREMFFKSESNSPSGPPPNPPVGLNSLNLANNNVIHNNSANAANDKHSTAGLTNSVGGGGGGGVTNNSSPAAVSIGAMVTNNNHNGLNGAPATNGSAVHAAAAAAAAAATGNNNLGGGGGGGVNGLATSMNSISLKEKRDALLNHHDSGANGHHGHHHHADAANAKLANERHEKEKPVMKTKPKELDGYVGFANLPNQVYRKAVKKGFELTLMVVGESGLGKSTLINSMFLSDIYHAEQHPGPSKRIKKTVAVESTKVLLKENGVNLTLTVVDTPGFGDAVDNSNCWLPIVDFVESKYEEYLTAESRVHRTALPDSRVHVCLYFIAPSGHGLKPLDIEFMQRLCDKVNIIPVIAKADTLTPEEITLFKKQILNEIAQNKIKIYDFPDPMDEEEDAKVLRQLRSRVPFAVVGANAIIEIDGRKVRGRRYPWGVAEVENLDHCDFIALRNMVIRTNLQDLKDVTNNVHYENYRCRKLAGLGTDGKAKLSNKNPLAQMEEEKREHESKMKKMEAEMEQVFEMKVKEKKQKLKDSEAELTRRHEERKKALELQIRELEDRRKAFEQEKAEWEQQNGVTLDELRRKSLEANSKETVDGKGKKKKGLF; the protein is encoded by the exons ATGAGCACATCAACGCCCACAGCACAGCAGACGGCCGGACCCGGTGCCGGTGGACCGCCAGTACCGCCGGTGAAGCCCGTCCTTTCGTCGCCCGGCGCCTACATGGCCAACTTCCAGGGGTcgggtggtggcggtggtatGCCAGTGGCGGCACCTCCCATTACCGCCGGCATCCACGGTACGAACAAGACGCACGAGAAGCCGACGATCGCCGCCCGGCCCATTCCACCTCCGAAGCTGCCAAACTACTCGTCATCCTTCAACAAgatcgatcgcgatcgaaACGAGTTCACCAAGATCGACAAAGCGGAACGGGAAAAG TTGGCAACGAAGCGCGAAATGTTCTTCAAGTCGGAGAGCAACAGTCCGTCCGGACCGCCACCAAATCCACCGGTAGGGCTGAACAGTCTCAACCTGGCTAACAACAACGTGATC CATAATAACAGCGCAAACGCGGCCAACGATAAACACAGCACGGCAGGGCTCACTAACTCggttggcggcggcggcggcggtggcgtcACTAACAACAGCTCACCGGCCGCGGTCTCGATTGGCGCAATGGTCACCAATAACAATCACAACGGTCTGAACGGTGCACCGGCCACGAATGGCAGCGCTGTGcacgcggcagcagcagcggcggcggcggcagcaaccGGGAACAACAATCTCGGCggaggtggtggcggtggcgtgAACGGGCTGGCGACCAGCATGAACAGTATTTCGCTGAAGGAGAAGCGGGACGCCCTGCTGAACCATCACGATAGCGGTGCGAACGGTCACCACGGTCATCATCACCATGCGGATGCGGCGAACGCGAAGCTAGCAAACGAACGGCACGAGAAGGAGAAGCCGGTGATGAAAACGAAGCCGAAGGAGCTGGACGGGTACGTTGGGTTCGCGAACCTGCCGAACCAGGTGTACCGGAAGGCGGTGAAGAAGGGCTTTGAGCTGacgctgatggtggtgggcgAGTCGGGGCTGGGCAAATCGACCCTGATCAATTCGATGTTCCTGTCGGACATTTACCACGCCGAGCAGCATCCGGGACCGTCGAAGCGCATCAAGAAGACGGTGGCCGTCGAGAGCACCAAGGTGCTGCTGAAGGAGAACGGCGTCAACCTAACGCTGACGGTTGTCGATACGCCCGGTTTCGGTGATGCCGTTGACAACAGCAACTG CTGGCTACCGATAGTGGACTTTGTAGAGTCGAAGTACGAGGAGTATTTGACGGCCGAGTCACGCGTCCACCGAACGGCGCTGCCCGATTCGCGCGTGCACGTTTGTCTGTACTTTATTGCCCCGTCCGGGCATGGGCTGAAGCCGCTGGATATCGAGTTCATGCAGCGACTGTGCGATAAGGTGAACATCATACCGGTCATTGCCAAAGCGGACACGCTGACTCCGGAGGAAATCACTCTCTTCAAGAAACAG ATTCTAAACGAAATCGCTCAAAATAAGATTAAAATCTACGATTTCCCGGACCCgatggacgaggaggaggacgcaAAAGTACTTCGCCAGCTGCGCAGTCGCGTGCCGTTCGCTGTGGTCGGTGCGAATGCAATTATCGAGATCGATGGTCGCAAAGTCCGTGGACGACGCTACCCGTGGGGAGTTGCTGAAG TTGAAAATTTGGACCATTGTGATTTCATCGCTCTGCGCAACATGGTCATCCGGACGAATCTGCAGGACCTGAAGGATGTGACAAACAACGTGCACTATGAAAACTATCGCTGTCGAAAGCTGGCCGGTTTGGGTACCGATGGCAAGGCCAAACTAAGCAATAA GAATCCACTGGCTCAGATGGAGGAGGAAAAGCGGGAACATGAATCAAAGATGAAGAAAATGGAAGCCGAAATGGAGCAAGTGTTTGAGATGAAGGTgaaggagaagaaacaaaagctCAAGGACTCGGAGGCCGAACTAACCAGACGTCACGAGGAACGAAAGAAG GCACTCGAGCTTCAAATTCGTGAGCTGGAAGATCGCAGAAAGGCTTTCGAGCAGGAGAAAGCCGAATGGGAACAGCAAAACGGTGTCACGCTTGACGAGCTGCGCCGCAAGAGCCTCGAAGCCAACAGTAAAGA
- the LOC1269634 gene encoding septin-7 isoform X17, which yields MSTSTPTAQQTAGPGAGGPPVPPVKPVLSSPGAYMANFQGSGGGGGMPVAAPPITAGIHGTNKTHEKPTIAARPIPPPKLPNYSSSFNKIDRDRNEFTKIDKAEREKVSLLATKREMFFKSESNSPSGPPPNPPHNNSANAANDKHSTAGLTNSVGGGGGGGVTNNSSPAAVSIGAMVTNNNHNGLNGAPATNGSAVHAAAAAAAAAATGNNNLGGGGGGGVNGLATSMNSISLKEKRDALLNHHDSGANGHHGHHHHADAANAKLANERHEKEKPVMKTKPKELDGYVGFANLPNQVYRKAVKKGFELTLMVVGESGLGKSTLINSMFLSDIYHAEQHPGPSKRIKKTVAVESTKVLLKENGVNLTLTVVDTPGFGDAVDNSNCWLPIVDFVESKYEEYLTAESRVHRTALPDSRVHVCLYFIAPSGHGLKPLDIEFMQRLCDKVNIIPVIAKADTLTPEEITLFKKQILNEIAQNKIKIYDFPDPMDEEEDAKVLRQLRSRVPFAVVGANAIIEIDGRKVRGRRYPWGVAEVENLDHCDFIALRNMVIRTNLQDLKDVTNNVHYENYRCRKLAGLGTDGKAKLSNNLCNIGTVNTNGTGWNPLAQMEEEKREHESKMKKMEAEMEQVFEMKVKEKKQKLKDSEAELTRRHEERKKALELQIRELEDRRKAFEQEKAEWEQQNGVTLDELRRKSLEANSKETVDGKGKKKKGLF from the exons ATGAGCACATCAACGCCCACAGCACAGCAGACGGCCGGACCCGGTGCCGGTGGACCGCCAGTACCGCCGGTGAAGCCCGTCCTTTCGTCGCCCGGCGCCTACATGGCCAACTTCCAGGGGTcgggtggtggcggtggtatGCCAGTGGCGGCACCTCCCATTACCGCCGGCATCCACGGTACGAACAAGACGCACGAGAAGCCGACGATCGCCGCCCGGCCCATTCCACCTCCGAAGCTGCCAAACTACTCGTCATCCTTCAACAAgatcgatcgcgatcgaaACGAGTTCACCAAGATCGACAAAGCGGAACGGGAAAAGGTTAGCCTG TTGGCAACGAAGCGCGAAATGTTCTTCAAGTCGGAGAGCAACAGTCCGTCCGGACCGCCACCAAATCCACCG CATAATAACAGCGCAAACGCGGCCAACGATAAACACAGCACGGCAGGGCTCACTAACTCggttggcggcggcggcggcggtggcgtcACTAACAACAGCTCACCGGCCGCGGTCTCGATTGGCGCAATGGTCACCAATAACAATCACAACGGTCTGAACGGTGCACCGGCCACGAATGGCAGCGCTGTGcacgcggcagcagcagcggcggcggcggcagcaaccGGGAACAACAATCTCGGCggaggtggtggcggtggcgtgAACGGGCTGGCGACCAGCATGAACAGTATTTCGCTGAAGGAGAAGCGGGACGCCCTGCTGAACCATCACGATAGCGGTGCGAACGGTCACCACGGTCATCATCACCATGCGGATGCGGCGAACGCGAAGCTAGCAAACGAACGGCACGAGAAGGAGAAGCCGGTGATGAAAACGAAGCCGAAGGAGCTGGACGGGTACGTTGGGTTCGCGAACCTGCCGAACCAGGTGTACCGGAAGGCGGTGAAGAAGGGCTTTGAGCTGacgctgatggtggtgggcgAGTCGGGGCTGGGCAAATCGACCCTGATCAATTCGATGTTCCTGTCGGACATTTACCACGCCGAGCAGCATCCGGGACCGTCGAAGCGCATCAAGAAGACGGTGGCCGTCGAGAGCACCAAGGTGCTGCTGAAGGAGAACGGCGTCAACCTAACGCTGACGGTTGTCGATACGCCCGGTTTCGGTGATGCCGTTGACAACAGCAACTG CTGGCTACCGATAGTGGACTTTGTAGAGTCGAAGTACGAGGAGTATTTGACGGCCGAGTCACGCGTCCACCGAACGGCGCTGCCCGATTCGCGCGTGCACGTTTGTCTGTACTTTATTGCCCCGTCCGGGCATGGGCTGAAGCCGCTGGATATCGAGTTCATGCAGCGACTGTGCGATAAGGTGAACATCATACCGGTCATTGCCAAAGCGGACACGCTGACTCCGGAGGAAATCACTCTCTTCAAGAAACAG ATTCTAAACGAAATCGCTCAAAATAAGATTAAAATCTACGATTTCCCGGACCCgatggacgaggaggaggacgcaAAAGTACTTCGCCAGCTGCGCAGTCGCGTGCCGTTCGCTGTGGTCGGTGCGAATGCAATTATCGAGATCGATGGTCGCAAAGTCCGTGGACGACGCTACCCGTGGGGAGTTGCTGAAG TTGAAAATTTGGACCATTGTGATTTCATCGCTCTGCGCAACATGGTCATCCGGACGAATCTGCAGGACCTGAAGGATGTGACAAACAACGTGCACTATGAAAACTATCGCTGTCGAAAGCTGGCCGGTTTGGGTACCGATGGCAAGGCCAAACTAAGCAATAA CTTATGCAATATTGGAACTGTTAACACAAACGGTACTGGATG GAATCCACTGGCTCAGATGGAGGAGGAAAAGCGGGAACATGAATCAAAGATGAAGAAAATGGAAGCCGAAATGGAGCAAGTGTTTGAGATGAAGGTgaaggagaagaaacaaaagctCAAGGACTCGGAGGCCGAACTAACCAGACGTCACGAGGAACGAAAGAAG GCACTCGAGCTTCAAATTCGTGAGCTGGAAGATCGCAGAAAGGCTTTCGAGCAGGAGAAAGCCGAATGGGAACAGCAAAACGGTGTCACGCTTGACGAGCTGCGCCGCAAGAGCCTCGAAGCCAACAGTAAAGA
- the LOC1269634 gene encoding septin-7 isoform X8, whose protein sequence is MSTSTPTAQQTAGPGAGGPPVPPVKPVLSSPGAYMANFQGSGGGGGMPVAAPPITAGIHGTNKTHEKPTIAARPIPPPKLPNYSSSFNKIDRDRNEFTKIDKAEREKLATKREMFFKSESNSPSGPPPNPPHNNSANAANDKHSTAGLTNSVGGGGGGGVTNNSSPAAVSIGAMVTNNNHNGLNGAPATNGSAVHAAAAAAAAAATGNNNLGGGGGGGVNGLATSMNSISLKEKRDALLNHHDSGANGHHGHHHHADAANAKLANERHEKEKPVMKTKPKELDGYVGFANLPNQVYRKAVKKGFELTLMVVGESGLGKSTLINSMFLSDIYHAEQHPGPSKRIKKTVAVESTKVLLKENGVNLTLTVVDTPGFGDAVDNSNCWLPIVDFVESKYEEYLTAESRVHRTALPDSRVHVCLYFIAPSGHGLKPLDIEFMQRLCDKVNIIPVIAKADTLTPEEITLFKKQILNEIAQNKIKIYDFPDPMDEEEDAKVLRQLRSRVPFAVVGANAIIEIDGRKVRGRRYPWGVAEVENLDHCDFIALRNMVIRTNLQDLKDVTNNVHYENYRCRKLAGLGTDGKAKLSNKNPLAQMEEEKREHESKMKKMEAEMEQVFEMKVKEKKQKLKDSEAELTRRHEERKKALELQIRELEDRRKAFEQEKAEWEQQNGVTLDELRRKSLEANSKETASLASRSSDESKGRRVFGSLLRRHTSFGAPDAVRGVTGAAGSTSTLTTSANNNGSTVPPSPQDHNDS, encoded by the exons ATGAGCACATCAACGCCCACAGCACAGCAGACGGCCGGACCCGGTGCCGGTGGACCGCCAGTACCGCCGGTGAAGCCCGTCCTTTCGTCGCCCGGCGCCTACATGGCCAACTTCCAGGGGTcgggtggtggcggtggtatGCCAGTGGCGGCACCTCCCATTACCGCCGGCATCCACGGTACGAACAAGACGCACGAGAAGCCGACGATCGCCGCCCGGCCCATTCCACCTCCGAAGCTGCCAAACTACTCGTCATCCTTCAACAAgatcgatcgcgatcgaaACGAGTTCACCAAGATCGACAAAGCGGAACGGGAAAAG TTGGCAACGAAGCGCGAAATGTTCTTCAAGTCGGAGAGCAACAGTCCGTCCGGACCGCCACCAAATCCACCG CATAATAACAGCGCAAACGCGGCCAACGATAAACACAGCACGGCAGGGCTCACTAACTCggttggcggcggcggcggcggtggcgtcACTAACAACAGCTCACCGGCCGCGGTCTCGATTGGCGCAATGGTCACCAATAACAATCACAACGGTCTGAACGGTGCACCGGCCACGAATGGCAGCGCTGTGcacgcggcagcagcagcggcggcggcggcagcaaccGGGAACAACAATCTCGGCggaggtggtggcggtggcgtgAACGGGCTGGCGACCAGCATGAACAGTATTTCGCTGAAGGAGAAGCGGGACGCCCTGCTGAACCATCACGATAGCGGTGCGAACGGTCACCACGGTCATCATCACCATGCGGATGCGGCGAACGCGAAGCTAGCAAACGAACGGCACGAGAAGGAGAAGCCGGTGATGAAAACGAAGCCGAAGGAGCTGGACGGGTACGTTGGGTTCGCGAACCTGCCGAACCAGGTGTACCGGAAGGCGGTGAAGAAGGGCTTTGAGCTGacgctgatggtggtgggcgAGTCGGGGCTGGGCAAATCGACCCTGATCAATTCGATGTTCCTGTCGGACATTTACCACGCCGAGCAGCATCCGGGACCGTCGAAGCGCATCAAGAAGACGGTGGCCGTCGAGAGCACCAAGGTGCTGCTGAAGGAGAACGGCGTCAACCTAACGCTGACGGTTGTCGATACGCCCGGTTTCGGTGATGCCGTTGACAACAGCAACTG CTGGCTACCGATAGTGGACTTTGTAGAGTCGAAGTACGAGGAGTATTTGACGGCCGAGTCACGCGTCCACCGAACGGCGCTGCCCGATTCGCGCGTGCACGTTTGTCTGTACTTTATTGCCCCGTCCGGGCATGGGCTGAAGCCGCTGGATATCGAGTTCATGCAGCGACTGTGCGATAAGGTGAACATCATACCGGTCATTGCCAAAGCGGACACGCTGACTCCGGAGGAAATCACTCTCTTCAAGAAACAG ATTCTAAACGAAATCGCTCAAAATAAGATTAAAATCTACGATTTCCCGGACCCgatggacgaggaggaggacgcaAAAGTACTTCGCCAGCTGCGCAGTCGCGTGCCGTTCGCTGTGGTCGGTGCGAATGCAATTATCGAGATCGATGGTCGCAAAGTCCGTGGACGACGCTACCCGTGGGGAGTTGCTGAAG TTGAAAATTTGGACCATTGTGATTTCATCGCTCTGCGCAACATGGTCATCCGGACGAATCTGCAGGACCTGAAGGATGTGACAAACAACGTGCACTATGAAAACTATCGCTGTCGAAAGCTGGCCGGTTTGGGTACCGATGGCAAGGCCAAACTAAGCAATAA GAATCCACTGGCTCAGATGGAGGAGGAAAAGCGGGAACATGAATCAAAGATGAAGAAAATGGAAGCCGAAATGGAGCAAGTGTTTGAGATGAAGGTgaaggagaagaaacaaaagctCAAGGACTCGGAGGCCGAACTAACCAGACGTCACGAGGAACGAAAGAAG GCACTCGAGCTTCAAATTCGTGAGCTGGAAGATCGCAGAAAGGCTTTCGAGCAGGAGAAAGCCGAATGGGAACAGCAAAACGGTGTCACGCTTGACGAGCTGCGCCGCAAGAGCCTCGAAGCCAACAGTAAAGA
- the LOC1269634 gene encoding septin-7 isoform X16 encodes MSTSTPTAQQTAGPGAGGPPVPPVKPVLSSPGAYMANFQGSGGGGGMPVAAPPITAGIHGTNKTHEKPTIAARPIPPPKLPNYSSSFNKIDRDRNEFTKIDKAEREKVSLLATKREMFFKSESNSPSGPPPNPPVGLNSLNLANNNVIHNNSANAANDKHSTAGLTNSVGGGGGGGVTNNSSPAAVSIGAMVTNNNHNGLNGAPATNGSAVHAAAAAAAAAATGNNNLGGGGGGGVNGLATSMNSISLKEKRDALLNHHDSGANGHHGHHHHADAANAKLANERHEKEKPVMKTKPKELDGYVGFANLPNQVYRKAVKKGFELTLMVVGESGLGKSTLINSMFLSDIYHAEQHPGPSKRIKKTVAVESTKVLLKENGVNLTLTVVDTPGFGDAVDNSNCWLPIVDFVESKYEEYLTAESRVHRTALPDSRVHVCLYFIAPSGHGLKPLDIEFMQRLCDKVNIIPVIAKADTLTPEEITLFKKQILNEIAQNKIKIYDFPDPMDEEEDAKVLRQLRSRVPFAVVGANAIIEIDGRKVRGRRYPWGVAEVENLDHCDFIALRNMVIRTNLQDLKDVTNNVHYENYRCRKLAGLGTDGKAKLSNKNPLAQMEEEKREHESKMKKMEAEMEQVFEMKVKEKKQKLKDSEAELTRRHEERKKALELQIRELEDRRKAFEQEKAEWEQQNGVTLDELRRKSLEANSKETVDGKGKKKKGLF; translated from the exons ATGAGCACATCAACGCCCACAGCACAGCAGACGGCCGGACCCGGTGCCGGTGGACCGCCAGTACCGCCGGTGAAGCCCGTCCTTTCGTCGCCCGGCGCCTACATGGCCAACTTCCAGGGGTcgggtggtggcggtggtatGCCAGTGGCGGCACCTCCCATTACCGCCGGCATCCACGGTACGAACAAGACGCACGAGAAGCCGACGATCGCCGCCCGGCCCATTCCACCTCCGAAGCTGCCAAACTACTCGTCATCCTTCAACAAgatcgatcgcgatcgaaACGAGTTCACCAAGATCGACAAAGCGGAACGGGAAAAGGTTAGCCTG TTGGCAACGAAGCGCGAAATGTTCTTCAAGTCGGAGAGCAACAGTCCGTCCGGACCGCCACCAAATCCACCGGTAGGGCTGAACAGTCTCAACCTGGCTAACAACAACGTGATC CATAATAACAGCGCAAACGCGGCCAACGATAAACACAGCACGGCAGGGCTCACTAACTCggttggcggcggcggcggcggtggcgtcACTAACAACAGCTCACCGGCCGCGGTCTCGATTGGCGCAATGGTCACCAATAACAATCACAACGGTCTGAACGGTGCACCGGCCACGAATGGCAGCGCTGTGcacgcggcagcagcagcggcggcggcggcagcaaccGGGAACAACAATCTCGGCggaggtggtggcggtggcgtgAACGGGCTGGCGACCAGCATGAACAGTATTTCGCTGAAGGAGAAGCGGGACGCCCTGCTGAACCATCACGATAGCGGTGCGAACGGTCACCACGGTCATCATCACCATGCGGATGCGGCGAACGCGAAGCTAGCAAACGAACGGCACGAGAAGGAGAAGCCGGTGATGAAAACGAAGCCGAAGGAGCTGGACGGGTACGTTGGGTTCGCGAACCTGCCGAACCAGGTGTACCGGAAGGCGGTGAAGAAGGGCTTTGAGCTGacgctgatggtggtgggcgAGTCGGGGCTGGGCAAATCGACCCTGATCAATTCGATGTTCCTGTCGGACATTTACCACGCCGAGCAGCATCCGGGACCGTCGAAGCGCATCAAGAAGACGGTGGCCGTCGAGAGCACCAAGGTGCTGCTGAAGGAGAACGGCGTCAACCTAACGCTGACGGTTGTCGATACGCCCGGTTTCGGTGATGCCGTTGACAACAGCAACTG CTGGCTACCGATAGTGGACTTTGTAGAGTCGAAGTACGAGGAGTATTTGACGGCCGAGTCACGCGTCCACCGAACGGCGCTGCCCGATTCGCGCGTGCACGTTTGTCTGTACTTTATTGCCCCGTCCGGGCATGGGCTGAAGCCGCTGGATATCGAGTTCATGCAGCGACTGTGCGATAAGGTGAACATCATACCGGTCATTGCCAAAGCGGACACGCTGACTCCGGAGGAAATCACTCTCTTCAAGAAACAG ATTCTAAACGAAATCGCTCAAAATAAGATTAAAATCTACGATTTCCCGGACCCgatggacgaggaggaggacgcaAAAGTACTTCGCCAGCTGCGCAGTCGCGTGCCGTTCGCTGTGGTCGGTGCGAATGCAATTATCGAGATCGATGGTCGCAAAGTCCGTGGACGACGCTACCCGTGGGGAGTTGCTGAAG TTGAAAATTTGGACCATTGTGATTTCATCGCTCTGCGCAACATGGTCATCCGGACGAATCTGCAGGACCTGAAGGATGTGACAAACAACGTGCACTATGAAAACTATCGCTGTCGAAAGCTGGCCGGTTTGGGTACCGATGGCAAGGCCAAACTAAGCAATAA GAATCCACTGGCTCAGATGGAGGAGGAAAAGCGGGAACATGAATCAAAGATGAAGAAAATGGAAGCCGAAATGGAGCAAGTGTTTGAGATGAAGGTgaaggagaagaaacaaaagctCAAGGACTCGGAGGCCGAACTAACCAGACGTCACGAGGAACGAAAGAAG GCACTCGAGCTTCAAATTCGTGAGCTGGAAGATCGCAGAAAGGCTTTCGAGCAGGAGAAAGCCGAATGGGAACAGCAAAACGGTGTCACGCTTGACGAGCTGCGCCGCAAGAGCCTCGAAGCCAACAGTAAAGA
- the LOC1269634 gene encoding septin-7 isoform X22 produces MSTSTPTAQQTAGPGAGGPPVPPVKPVLSSPGAYMANFQGSGGGGGMPVAAPPITAGIHGTNKTHEKPTIAARPIPPPKLPNYSSSFNKIDRDRNEFTKIDKAEREKHNNSANAANDKHSTAGLTNSVGGGGGGGVTNNSSPAAVSIGAMVTNNNHNGLNGAPATNGSAVHAAAAAAAAAATGNNNLGGGGGGGVNGLATSMNSISLKEKRDALLNHHDSGANGHHGHHHHADAANAKLANERHEKEKPVMKTKPKELDGYVGFANLPNQVYRKAVKKGFELTLMVVGESGLGKSTLINSMFLSDIYHAEQHPGPSKRIKKTVAVESTKVLLKENGVNLTLTVVDTPGFGDAVDNSNCWLPIVDFVESKYEEYLTAESRVHRTALPDSRVHVCLYFIAPSGHGLKPLDIEFMQRLCDKVNIIPVIAKADTLTPEEITLFKKQILNEIAQNKIKIYDFPDPMDEEEDAKVLRQLRSRVPFAVVGANAIIEIDGRKVRGRRYPWGVAEVENLDHCDFIALRNMVIRTNLQDLKDVTNNVHYENYRCRKLAGLGTDGKAKLSNNLCNIGTVNTNGTGWNPLAQMEEEKREHESKMKKMEAEMEQVFEMKVKEKKQKLKDSEAELTRRHEERKKALELQIRELEDRRKAFEQEKAEWEQQNGVTLDELRRKSLEANSKETVDGKGKKKKGLF; encoded by the exons ATGAGCACATCAACGCCCACAGCACAGCAGACGGCCGGACCCGGTGCCGGTGGACCGCCAGTACCGCCGGTGAAGCCCGTCCTTTCGTCGCCCGGCGCCTACATGGCCAACTTCCAGGGGTcgggtggtggcggtggtatGCCAGTGGCGGCACCTCCCATTACCGCCGGCATCCACGGTACGAACAAGACGCACGAGAAGCCGACGATCGCCGCCCGGCCCATTCCACCTCCGAAGCTGCCAAACTACTCGTCATCCTTCAACAAgatcgatcgcgatcgaaACGAGTTCACCAAGATCGACAAAGCGGAACGGGAAAAG CATAATAACAGCGCAAACGCGGCCAACGATAAACACAGCACGGCAGGGCTCACTAACTCggttggcggcggcggcggcggtggcgtcACTAACAACAGCTCACCGGCCGCGGTCTCGATTGGCGCAATGGTCACCAATAACAATCACAACGGTCTGAACGGTGCACCGGCCACGAATGGCAGCGCTGTGcacgcggcagcagcagcggcggcggcggcagcaaccGGGAACAACAATCTCGGCggaggtggtggcggtggcgtgAACGGGCTGGCGACCAGCATGAACAGTATTTCGCTGAAGGAGAAGCGGGACGCCCTGCTGAACCATCACGATAGCGGTGCGAACGGTCACCACGGTCATCATCACCATGCGGATGCGGCGAACGCGAAGCTAGCAAACGAACGGCACGAGAAGGAGAAGCCGGTGATGAAAACGAAGCCGAAGGAGCTGGACGGGTACGTTGGGTTCGCGAACCTGCCGAACCAGGTGTACCGGAAGGCGGTGAAGAAGGGCTTTGAGCTGacgctgatggtggtgggcgAGTCGGGGCTGGGCAAATCGACCCTGATCAATTCGATGTTCCTGTCGGACATTTACCACGCCGAGCAGCATCCGGGACCGTCGAAGCGCATCAAGAAGACGGTGGCCGTCGAGAGCACCAAGGTGCTGCTGAAGGAGAACGGCGTCAACCTAACGCTGACGGTTGTCGATACGCCCGGTTTCGGTGATGCCGTTGACAACAGCAACTG CTGGCTACCGATAGTGGACTTTGTAGAGTCGAAGTACGAGGAGTATTTGACGGCCGAGTCACGCGTCCACCGAACGGCGCTGCCCGATTCGCGCGTGCACGTTTGTCTGTACTTTATTGCCCCGTCCGGGCATGGGCTGAAGCCGCTGGATATCGAGTTCATGCAGCGACTGTGCGATAAGGTGAACATCATACCGGTCATTGCCAAAGCGGACACGCTGACTCCGGAGGAAATCACTCTCTTCAAGAAACAG ATTCTAAACGAAATCGCTCAAAATAAGATTAAAATCTACGATTTCCCGGACCCgatggacgaggaggaggacgcaAAAGTACTTCGCCAGCTGCGCAGTCGCGTGCCGTTCGCTGTGGTCGGTGCGAATGCAATTATCGAGATCGATGGTCGCAAAGTCCGTGGACGACGCTACCCGTGGGGAGTTGCTGAAG TTGAAAATTTGGACCATTGTGATTTCATCGCTCTGCGCAACATGGTCATCCGGACGAATCTGCAGGACCTGAAGGATGTGACAAACAACGTGCACTATGAAAACTATCGCTGTCGAAAGCTGGCCGGTTTGGGTACCGATGGCAAGGCCAAACTAAGCAATAA CTTATGCAATATTGGAACTGTTAACACAAACGGTACTGGATG GAATCCACTGGCTCAGATGGAGGAGGAAAAGCGGGAACATGAATCAAAGATGAAGAAAATGGAAGCCGAAATGGAGCAAGTGTTTGAGATGAAGGTgaaggagaagaaacaaaagctCAAGGACTCGGAGGCCGAACTAACCAGACGTCACGAGGAACGAAAGAAG GCACTCGAGCTTCAAATTCGTGAGCTGGAAGATCGCAGAAAGGCTTTCGAGCAGGAGAAAGCCGAATGGGAACAGCAAAACGGTGTCACGCTTGACGAGCTGCGCCGCAAGAGCCTCGAAGCCAACAGTAAAGA